Proteins encoded in a region of the Anopheles ziemanni chromosome 2, idAnoZiCoDA_A2_x.2, whole genome shotgun sequence genome:
- the LOC131282316 gene encoding dnaJ homolog subfamily C member 7 isoform X2 yields MPLTDIKRLKMSDTVIDLVNDSESEDVIMIDDQPETSEPKEEKQSMETNEQEEEPNASVNDTDEVEFVPISQQTLAEEKKNAGNEEYKSKRYDDALRLYTEAINLSPDTAAYYGNRSACHMMRGDYRAALNDVKKAISIDEKYEKGYIRMAKCSLVLGDVVGTEQAIRKFLSFDPSNTALRDEITLLKQLRDFNEKAAACYDLKDYRTCLFHCDNAIKIAPASIQNKLLKAECLAMLHRFEEAGNIAITIMQSNSANADAIYVRGLTLYYCDNLEKGLLHFERALMLDPDHKKAKAMRQKAKQLKEKKETGNELFKTGKFRPALTTYSEALEIDPLNKDINSKLYYNRALVNSKLGNLREAITDCTKALSLNEKYMKALLQRAKLHYNMENYEEAVKDYEKALKHDRSMEIKNLLKDAKLQLKKSKRKDYYKILGVTKQASEDEIKKAYRKRALVHHPDRHANATDEEKKEQERKFKELGEAYTVLSDPVKKSRYDSGQDLEDMSGADFDPQNVYRQFFFPSDFSFGGFPASGGSGQGGNYSFHFG; encoded by the exons atGCCATTGACCGACATCAAACGGCTCAAAATGTCCGACACGGTGATTGATTTAGTAAACGATTCTGAATCGGAAGACGTGATTATGATCGATGATCAACCCGAAACCAGTGAgccaaaggaagaaaagcaatCGATGGAGACCAATGAACAGGAGGAAGAACCGAATGCCTCGGTCAACGATACAGATGAGGTGGAGTTTGTACCGATCAGCCAGCAAAC GCTTgcagaggaaaagaaaaatgccgGAAATGAAGAATACAAATCGAAACGCTACGACGATGCGCTCCGTCTGTACACCGAAGCGATAAACCTTAGCCCGGACACCGCAGCTTACTATGGCAACCGTTCCGCCTGCCACATGATGCGCGGTGATTATCGAGCCGCACTGAACGACGTGAAAAAGGCCATCAGCATTGACGAAAAGTACGAAAAAGGATACATCCGAATGGCAAAGTGTTCTCTCGTGCTTG GTGATGTCGTTGGAACAGAGCAGGCGATCCGGAAGTTTCTAAGTTTTGATCCTTCGAATACGGCTCTGAGAGATGAAATAACGCTGTTGAAACAACTGCGCGATTTCAACGAGAAAGCAGCCGCATGCTATGATTTGAAGGACTATCGCACTTGCCTCTTCCACTGTGATAACGCGATCAAGATAGCCCCGGCGAGCATACAGAACAAACTCCTGAAGGCTGAATGTTTGGCTATGCTGCATCGCTTCGAGGAGGCGGGCAACATTGCAATCACCATCATGCAATCGAACAGCGCCAACGCGGATGCGATCTATGTGCGTGGATTAACTCTCTACTATTGTGACAATCTGGAGAAGGGCCTGCTGCACTTTGAACGGGCACTGATGCTTGATCCGGACCACAAGAAGGCAAAAGCGATGCGCCAGAAGGCGAAACAGCTGAAAGAGAAGAAGGAAACGGGTAACGAGCTGTTCAAGACGGGCAAATTCCGGCCGGCTTTGACAACGTACAGCGAGGCACTGGAGATCGATCCACTGAACAAGGACATTAACAGCAAGCTGTACTACAACCGGGCGCTGGTAAATTCGAAGCTTGGCAACCTTCGGGAAGCGATTACCGACTGCACGAAAGCACTGTCGTTGAACGAAAAGTACATGAAGGCGCTGCTTCAACGTGCCAAGCTACACTACAACATGGAAAACTACGAGGAAGCGGTGAAGGATTACGAGAAGGCGCTCAAGCACGACCGTTCAATGGAGATCAAGAACCTGCTGAAGGATGCCAAGCTGCAGCTGAAAAAGTCAAAGCGCAAGGACTACTACAAAATTCTCGGTGTCACAAAGCAGGCGTCGGAGGATGAGATCAAGAAGGCGTACAGAAAGCGCGCCCTGGTACACCATCCCGATCGCCATGCGAACGCCACGGatgaggaaaagaaagaacagGAACGTAAGTTCAAAGAGCTCGGTGAAGCTTACACGGTGCTCTCGGATCCGGTGAAAAAATCGCGCTACGACAGTGGGCAGGACTTGGAGGACATGAGTGGTG ctGATTTTGATCCGCAGAATGTTTACCGACAGTTCTTCTTCCCGAGCGACTTCTCCTTCGGCGGATTTCCTGCATCCGGTGG
- the LOC131282316 gene encoding dnaJ homolog subfamily C member 7 isoform X1, whose amino-acid sequence MPLTDIKRLKMSDTVIDLVNDSESEDVIMIDDQPETSEPKEEKQSMETNEQEEEPNASVNDTDEVEFVPISQQTLAEEKKNAGNEEYKSKRYDDALRLYTEAINLSPDTAAYYGNRSACHMMRGDYRAALNDVKKAISIDEKYEKGYIRMAKCSLVLGDVVGTEQAIRKFLSFDPSNTALRDEITLLKQLRDFNEKAAACYDLKDYRTCLFHCDNAIKIAPASIQNKLLKAECLAMLHRFEEAGNIAITIMQSNSANADAIYVRGLTLYYCDNLEKGLLHFERALMLDPDHKKAKAMRQKAKQLKEKKETGNELFKTGKFRPALTTYSEALEIDPLNKDINSKLYYNRALVNSKLGNLREAITDCTKALSLNEKYMKALLQRAKLHYNMENYEEAVKDYEKALKHDRSMEIKNLLKDAKLQLKKSKRKDYYKILGVTKQASEDEIKKAYRKRALVHHPDRHANATDEEKKEQERKFKELGEAYTVLSDPVKKSRYDSGQDLEDMSGGADFDPQNVYRQFFFPSDFSFGGFPASGGSGQGGNYSFHFG is encoded by the exons atGCCATTGACCGACATCAAACGGCTCAAAATGTCCGACACGGTGATTGATTTAGTAAACGATTCTGAATCGGAAGACGTGATTATGATCGATGATCAACCCGAAACCAGTGAgccaaaggaagaaaagcaatCGATGGAGACCAATGAACAGGAGGAAGAACCGAATGCCTCGGTCAACGATACAGATGAGGTGGAGTTTGTACCGATCAGCCAGCAAAC GCTTgcagaggaaaagaaaaatgccgGAAATGAAGAATACAAATCGAAACGCTACGACGATGCGCTCCGTCTGTACACCGAAGCGATAAACCTTAGCCCGGACACCGCAGCTTACTATGGCAACCGTTCCGCCTGCCACATGATGCGCGGTGATTATCGAGCCGCACTGAACGACGTGAAAAAGGCCATCAGCATTGACGAAAAGTACGAAAAAGGATACATCCGAATGGCAAAGTGTTCTCTCGTGCTTG GTGATGTCGTTGGAACAGAGCAGGCGATCCGGAAGTTTCTAAGTTTTGATCCTTCGAATACGGCTCTGAGAGATGAAATAACGCTGTTGAAACAACTGCGCGATTTCAACGAGAAAGCAGCCGCATGCTATGATTTGAAGGACTATCGCACTTGCCTCTTCCACTGTGATAACGCGATCAAGATAGCCCCGGCGAGCATACAGAACAAACTCCTGAAGGCTGAATGTTTGGCTATGCTGCATCGCTTCGAGGAGGCGGGCAACATTGCAATCACCATCATGCAATCGAACAGCGCCAACGCGGATGCGATCTATGTGCGTGGATTAACTCTCTACTATTGTGACAATCTGGAGAAGGGCCTGCTGCACTTTGAACGGGCACTGATGCTTGATCCGGACCACAAGAAGGCAAAAGCGATGCGCCAGAAGGCGAAACAGCTGAAAGAGAAGAAGGAAACGGGTAACGAGCTGTTCAAGACGGGCAAATTCCGGCCGGCTTTGACAACGTACAGCGAGGCACTGGAGATCGATCCACTGAACAAGGACATTAACAGCAAGCTGTACTACAACCGGGCGCTGGTAAATTCGAAGCTTGGCAACCTTCGGGAAGCGATTACCGACTGCACGAAAGCACTGTCGTTGAACGAAAAGTACATGAAGGCGCTGCTTCAACGTGCCAAGCTACACTACAACATGGAAAACTACGAGGAAGCGGTGAAGGATTACGAGAAGGCGCTCAAGCACGACCGTTCAATGGAGATCAAGAACCTGCTGAAGGATGCCAAGCTGCAGCTGAAAAAGTCAAAGCGCAAGGACTACTACAAAATTCTCGGTGTCACAAAGCAGGCGTCGGAGGATGAGATCAAGAAGGCGTACAGAAAGCGCGCCCTGGTACACCATCCCGATCGCCATGCGAACGCCACGGatgaggaaaagaaagaacagGAACGTAAGTTCAAAGAGCTCGGTGAAGCTTACACGGTGCTCTCGGATCCGGTGAAAAAATCGCGCTACGACAGTGGGCAGGACTTGGAGGACATGAGTGGTGGTG ctGATTTTGATCCGCAGAATGTTTACCGACAGTTCTTCTTCCCGAGCGACTTCTCCTTCGGCGGATTTCCTGCATCCGGTGG